CATGATTTTATTTTGCAACCATTTATTGACTTACCAAAAAATAATAGTTTATTTGGTAAGTCAATAAAAGATGGGACAATTAAGGCATTTCTAAAGAATGATCATCAGGTAAAAATGATATGTTAGACAAAGCACTCCATCTTTTGGAAAAAGGAACTCTATTCTTTTTTCAAGTAGTATATGTAGAGATATTTTGAGCACAACTCTATCTCTCTTTGTGTTTTTTTAGTTGACTCTCTTCGTGGGTTAGGTTGGGCCGTTGCGGTTTCCCAGGGACAGAGACTATACCGAGAAAGAGGCTGCTCACTTGGGCCGCCCAGCCCAGCTCGAGATTCCGATTTGTGGGCAGTTTGATCCAATTTTTTAGTTTATCCGCTAAAATAATCAATTCATTCAAACATCCTATGTGGACCAAAAAATATCTAATTCTAAAAAGAACTATACCAATAACTATCTCACTGCTTTTGGAGATGCCCTCTAAAAAAAAACTCTAACAATAACTATCTCACAACTAGGGCATCTCCGACCACAAACCTCGAAATTGGGCCCCCATTTGTCCGTAAACAACAAGTGTCGATCCCCATTTGTCTGCTCCTTGTTGAAGCACTAGATTGATATAGATTGAACGTAGAAATTAATAGTTCAAATTTAAAAGTATATATTACTGAACCATAAATATTATTCAAGGTAGATGGTTCTCTAACATGAATCCACACTTGCTCCACGATCATTGAAAAATTGTACATGTGCATGTTACTCTCGAAGTTTGTCAATGCATCTATAGGAAATTGACAATATTTTATGCCTCTTGTTTTGGAGGCGGACATGTACTCTACACTTCTCAAAATCATGAGTATTGTAAACAACATAGCCCTCATCATTCACAATCATGATGTATAAGAACACACAATATGTTACGATAATTCAACCCGGAGCTCGGGCTCAGATGAGCCCAGTGAACAGTACCTCAATTTAACAtagaaaaaaatgttcaaaaaaatccaaatttttttGTGGTGCAAGATGCTCCTGTGCGTGAACTTCGTGCAAAATTTTGTAAAGTTTGGACATTTGAGGAGCttgtggcaaaaaagacaaaatcaggcaTGAACAGTGCAATTTTCAAAAGTTTCTCGGACATCCGAAATTTGTCTTCTTTGTCACGAGCTCCTCGAATGTCCAAACTTCACAAAATTTTGTACGGAGTTCACGCACATGAGCATCTTGCACCACAAAAAAtggactttttttattttttatattttaaatCACAGTATTGTTCATGCCCGGGCTCATTTGAGCCCGGGCACCGAATCGCCGCTCTCAATATGTTAACACTTTTCACATTGTCACGTAATCCCACATATTTGTATGTTCATGAAAAATAGCCCAACGTGCTTTAAGCACTCCAAATACCCTCTCCACAGCCTTCATAGCACCTTCTTGCATTTGGACTAAAAATTCTTTTGCTACCTTGGTGCTTGGAGATAGGCTTCACAATTGTCATCAATTAAGGATAAATTTCATCGGCAAGGTAGTACCCTATGGCGTAGTTGCATGCTGGAGTATCCCCATCACAGAGTCTTTAACACATCGGAGATTGCTGAAGCACATTGATGTTTTTGTGAGATCCTGGCATTGCCAGAGAAAGAGTGTCAAATTCATAGGTCTTTTGATGCCAATGTTTCAAGTATGATAACAGACTATTTGGTGTGACCTTGgttgccctgcaaaaacaactgGACAGTTCTTACATGGCGAATGGATGCAATCAATTGAATCAAGCATATTGGCAAAGCATGTTGCTTCTCCAATTGACAAAAGCTTTTCTATCTCCTCAACATTTGGTTCTCTCAAGTACCCCGGTCCAAATACCCCTTTTTTTCCGGGTGCCCGGGGTTGCGGCTATGCAACGGCCATTTTCCCCATGGGGGTAAAtacccccttcttcttcctcctaacCCTAATATGTGCCCAAGCTTTGTTCCACCATTTCCTAGCATCAAAAAGCTTGAGATCTTCTTCCCCAACCACCCAAACTCCACAATACTTTTGTGATAGGAggacccgatctacacttccacccgTTTTGCGTTCcccggcttctacatcaacatcaacTTGTTACTCTTGGTGTTTGGGCACCTAGATAGAAGAGGTCACCGCGGGAGTCGCAATCCATTGTGGTGAAGTTTCGTGGTGGTGTtgagagcctccaattaagttatggagagagccccaaccttgtttgtttAAAGGTCTCAGTTGTCGCTTTCAAGGGCACCGCTAGTGGATTCAGGACACCTTGTATTGTGCGTGGGCGTGAGGAGAATAAGGTGGTCATAGGGAcgtttggggagcattgtgcctccataccTCTCCAACGGAGATGTACCTCCCCAAAAGGATGGAACTTAGGCAACACACTCTTGTCTCCATCGAGTTCACGTGCGGTTATTTAGGTCATTTACTTTGTGCTTGTAATTACCTTCttgttgttgtagttgttgttgttgagCTTGTTCACCTAGTTATATATCTAGACAACATTATTATTTTGTTGAGCCTAAAGTTTGTCAAAAGAGTTAAAATTTTGTTAGTGACCTATTCAACCCCCGCCCCTAGTCGACTATACAGATCCTTCAGAGTTCAGACTTTTTAATTGATGTTTGACGGGAACTCCCAATGGTTTAGGTTTGTGTAAGCGTTTAGGAATATTTTAGCAGCATCATAGGAAAAAAATGAAAGGGAGAGTTGTGGTGAATTCGGTTATCATGATATGAACATGCTCcctttaattattatttttgaatttttgcttccttaaATTTGAACTTGCCTATCATGGTGTTTATTGTCCTTTCGTGCTTTGCTTCGACATTGCTATGCAGAGTTGATGCTTATGTATCTTAATGTGACTCATGTTTGTAAGATGGGTAGATTGTCCGATAACCACATAACACCGTGTTTTTTTATGACATACTCTTGTTGCGTTGATTATTTTATTACTCCCGTAGCAAAAGATAATTAGAGGTTGTTTGGATTGAAGCCCCCGTCCGCCCAGCCAATATTTTGGCATTGACCAAGAATGCGCAACTCGTTTGGATGAGCTCCAATCTTTTGGCTCGCCAGCGCACCCCACCTTTCCCTCTTCTGTTTCTGCGCCAACGCATTGGCAAAACTGGGGCGGCCGAATCGGCCGCCAACATTTTGGCGTGCCCACAATGCCCACGATTTGGCGTGGCGCTCCTGGGCATAAACCAAACAGACCCTTATTGTTTATGACAAAAGAAAATACAGTTCTGGACCCAACGTGCACCGGTCATGTGTGTGGGGCAACGGGCGATAGATGAGTCTCATCGGTCAATGCCAGCAAACAGAAGTCTCGAGAGACGAGAGGACAGCGCCCATTTCAAAATTCAAAATTCGAACCACCACCACGCCCACCACAACGCCCGCACCTTATAAACCCCGCAATCCCCAATCCTCCGTCCACCATCCGCCGCCCCCTTCCTTCCGCCAATACAACAGAGAGATCGCACCaccggggagagagagagagagagacatgagGAGCGGCGGCGACGTCAAGTCCTTCTTCCGGCAGCAGAAGGCCCACTCCGGCGCGGCGGCCACCAAGCCCACCGGCGGCGTCTCCAAGAAGGCGGCgcaccaccaccagaagcaagcggCGGCGCGCCCGACGCCAGGTACGCCGCCGTACGCCCAATCCCAACTCCGCCGATTCGTACGCCCGGCGCGGATCGACTGGTCGATCTggtgttttttttattttcaacCTGTTGTTGCTTCTGCGGCAGATCACGGCGGCGGCGCCGACGCGGGGAGGGAGGACGCGGAGGACGCGGAGAGGAAGGCCAGGGAGTTCGACATGGACATGCGCTACGGGCCCTGCCTCGGCCTCACCCGCGCCCAGCGCTGGCAGCGCGCCGCCGCGCtgggcctcgccccgccgccgcacgcgcTCTGCTCCGACGACCAGCCGTGCATCTGGGAGGGCCGCGTCTAGACTAGAGCATCACCCCCAGGGCCCCGTCGAATCACCGATCCGCCACTCCTCGTGGTTCTGTCTACTGCTTCTTCTGTATCATTGTGGCCTCTTCAGTCTTCGTGTTGTCTTCAGTCTTCGTCTGTACGTTTGGGTGCGTGCTATGCCTTGTGATCCGATGAGATGCTGTATTAATCCCAGTTTAACCTTCGGTGCATCTGGTGTGTTGTGCCAATCTATATCCCACTACGATTGATTGTTTTGAGCATTATTAGTTGGGAATACATGCGGCATGTATATCTGATGATATTTCTGTCAACTTGttggatgaactttctttggaaCTTGTTGGATGAACTTTCTATGATCATCGGGAATGCTATTCAGCAAACATTTGCTGGGGGAGTGACATTTGCGAACGTTTTTCACGGCAATTATGTTGTACAGAGCATCGCAATTTCTTTAAGCAAACACAACAAATTTTTAAAGCAAATTCTTGCTTTGCCAGAAATCGTCAGAGTTTCTGACGTTTTTGCAGGAAAAAAGATTCGCAAATACGAACGTCCCCTCACTATAGGGGTCCATGATTATTGTCTTGAATGCATCCAGCGTAAGGAAGCTCGTCTCCAGGAATGCACGCCGATGACCCTGATTGAAAATTAGAATGAACGTTCTATTACTGCACTCTAGATCCAATACAAACGATTTCAAATCAAATCAGAAGAAAAATGCCGTTTTCTGTTAAGCTAATTGTTGTCAAATCAAATATATAAGACCTCATGTAGATTGTAACGGACAAAATAAATACATATTGAGATCTCAGGTTCAGCCTTCGTATAGGTCATGATAGTACCCACCAGCACACAAAGTTACAGCAGCTGCCCACATCTTAGCAGATCATAACATGAACGTGAAAAACTGCACATTCATAACTGTTACatcaccaaagaaaagaaaagaaaaatcaacTTCTCCGGATTCTCTCGAGTTTCGCTGCCGAACCTTTGGCACACAAACAAACTCGCTCACAACCACATCCACCACCATGCGAACACTCATCACATAACAGATTTGACATGGTAGGTCTAAGGTATATCATTGGTCCACAGGCTGGCGAACTAGATGCCGAATATCAAGTCCATCACATTCGTTACAATAGATTTCGCTGGCGCGGCAACGCTGCCTGTTGTACGACGCCCTGCGTCTCTGATAACGTTTGTGGAAGACTTCGGATCATACGGGCGCGGCAAGGCTCCCAACTGGTTTGATGCACCTGTGCTGCTCTTCAGGACAAGTGATTTCGAAGGCAGTGAGACCATGAAGCCTCCTTGATTAATTCCAGCGAGCCTATCATCCAGCTGCTGCCGgtgcactggatcaatatgctTTACTCCAATTATGACGCCACTGCATAGTTGGATACCATTCTTTTGAAGGGCTTTCCTTGCATCGTAAGAGTGCTGTGAAGACAATTGTCAGTTTAAGAGGGAAGGGCCAGAGGAATTGATTGTCGCACCATAATGCAGAAACCTATCATGTGATGCACGGGCATAGTGGAACTGAGATAAACATTTGTAAAGAAAAGAGCTAGGTTCCGGACATCACAAATCACTTTAAATAAATCTTATCCCAGCAATCACAGGCCAGAGAAACCTATAAAAATCCACATCATGCATGAATGCACAAAGACAGATTATCCAGACTAGAACATGTGTTGTTGA
This DNA window, taken from Triticum aestivum cultivar Chinese Spring chromosome 1D, IWGSC CS RefSeq v2.1, whole genome shotgun sequence, encodes the following:
- the LOC123182664 gene encoding uncharacterized protein, whose protein sequence is MRSGGDVKSFFRQQKAHSGAAATKPTGGVSKKAAHHHQKQAAARPTPDHGGGADAGREDAEDAERKAREFDMDMRYGPCLGLTRAQRWQRAAALGLAPPPHALCSDDQPCIWEGRV